One Alligator mississippiensis isolate rAllMis1 chromosome 12, rAllMis1, whole genome shotgun sequence DNA window includes the following coding sequences:
- the LOC102577229 gene encoding ubiquinol-cytochrome-c reductase complex assembly factor 5 has product MGPKGTLRRLLQLVPGKRRFGMFRFLPLFFLLGGAVEWTMIHVRAGRETFYDVYRRKQSERQYKRRMEER; this is encoded by the exons ATGGGGCCGAAGGGGACGCTGCGGCGCCTCCTGCAGCTGGTACCCGGGAAGCGGCGCTTCGGCATGTTCCGCTTCCTGCCGCTTTTCTTCCTGCTCGGCGGCGCCGTGGAGTGGACCATGATCCACGTGCGCGCCGGCCGCGAGACCTTCT ATGATGTTTATCGTAGAAAACAATCGGAGAGACAGTATAAACGCAGGATGGAAGAAAGATGA